A single region of the Mercenaria mercenaria strain notata chromosome 6, MADL_Memer_1, whole genome shotgun sequence genome encodes:
- the LOC123549190 gene encoding F-box only protein 6-like, producing the protein MSRRNKNLLRNPCAEENLPSRSTSHEPCENFQLIYLPEFDISEEILDKKPPIRIRDWYGARNVCGCEYTIRVRLLADDKSTELDVWNFEDTQEECSGWKKVKHVFQDYPPGVRYVEFKHGGQNTKIWTGHYGAKMTNSGVFVGKKRGNRKKRAVREKLGKNLLKNPCAASNFEGWTIVSDGGWACEEKPSGCKPVKEAEGESCWSTSYQDCEKKQVIDLDFEGFDSNYMDEIGPKIKLSEW; encoded by the exons ATGTcaagaagaaataaaaatctaCTGAGGAATCCATGTGCAGAAG AGAATCTCCCCAGTCGGTCAACAAGTCACGAACCATGCGAGAATTTTCAGCTGATCTATTTACCGGAGTTCGACATAAGTGAGGAAATACTAGATAAAAAGCCACCAATTCGGATTAGAGACTG GTATGGTGCTAGAAATGTCTGTGGCTGTGAATACACGATCAGAGTGCGACTGTTAGCAGACGACAAATCAACTGAACTGGACGTTTGGAACTTTGAAGATACGCAAGAGGAATGTTCCGGCTGGAAAAAA GTGAAGCACGTGTTTCAAGACTATCCACCAGGTGTCCGTTACGTAGAGTTTAAACATGGCGGGCAAAATACAAAGATCTGGACCGGACATTATGGTGCCAAAATGACGAATTCTGGAGTTTTTGTCGGCAAGAAAAGGGGCAACAGAAAGAAAAGG GCTGTGCGAGAAAAGCTTGGCAAAAATTTGCTTAAGAATCCATGTGCCGcat CCAACTTTGAGGGTTGGACTATTGTCAGTGATGGTGGGTGGGCCTGTGAGGAGAAGCCATCTGGGTGTAAGCCAGTCAAAGAGGCTGAAG GTGAATCCTGTTGGTCGACCTCTTACCAGGACTGTGAGAAGAAGCAGGTCATTGACCTCGATTTTGAAGGGTTCGATTCTAACTACATGGATGAAATTGGACCAAAGATCAAATTGAGCGAATGGTAG